The sequence below is a genomic window from Nostoc flagelliforme CCNUN1.
TAACTTTTGCCAAATCCCTTGCCCTGCATTAAAGGTTTCGTTCGCTTCTTTGAGGACTTTACTAGCTTTTTGCAAACTTGTTGCCGCAGTGTCTTTGTCTGGTTCTTTTTCTTTAACTGCGTCAGTTGCATAATCCAGATGTTTAAGTGCTTGTTTCTTTTGGTCTTCTGGTAAATCTGAATTACGAAATATGGATTCAATTTGTGCCATTAATTCCGCAACTTCAGGTAAGGTCAATTCTTTCTCAGCCCCACCTTGAGTATTTTGCTGATTTTGGGTCATATCGCCAGCTGCTTGTCCAACTTGAACACCTGAAAATTGACCACCCCCAATGTTGAGGGACATTCCTCCAGGATTTGTGGGCTGTGAGTTATTTTCTGTCATTTTATTTGCTTGATAAAAACATAACTTTATTTAAGCTCTAATTCAGATTGAGCAGATAATTTTCCCGAATATTCAAAAAATTGCGTATATAGTAAGCCAATTACTACATTCACGGATGGTAAGTAAATTCGCTTGTTTCCAGTTCCCATCTATAGATACGAGCTTTGCGGCAACTTTTATGTAAAGAGCTTCTTTAAGTTTCATTGCCTGGTAGAGCCAGGTAAGGAGAGATATATTCGTTTTTAGTTGTGGGACACAATACAAACCTGAACAATGAGAGAAGAACTAATAACCACAGCCAAATATGAACTTCCGTGAAGAGTTTAAACTGCTGCTACGTGCCCGCTACCCCTTAATTTATATTCCCACCTATGAGGAAGAACGGGTAGAAGCAGCTATCCGGGAAGAAGCAACCAACCAGGGTAATCGCCCAGTGTATACTTGGGATTTTGTGGATGGCTACCAAGGAAACCCGAATGATGTTGGGTTTGGGCGACGTAACCCCCTACAAGCTTTGGAATTCATCGAAAAATTACCAGCTTCCGCACCTGCGGTATTGATTCTCCGAGATTATCATCGTTTTTTAGATGATGTAGCGATCGCCCGCAAACTCCGCAATCTGTCCAGACTTCTCAAATCGCAACCAAAAAATATTGTCCTACTGTCGCCACGCATCGCCATTCCTGACGATTTAACCGAAGTGCTGACAGTCGTTGAGTTTCCCCTACCCGCCGCCCCAGAAATTAAAACTGAGGTAGATCGCTTGCTACAAAGTACTGGTAACTCCCTTTCTGGCAAAGTTTTAGATGATTTGGTGCGCTCTTGTCAAGGACTTTCGATGGAAAGGATTCGCCGGGTTTTGGCAAAGGCGATCGCTACCCACGGAGAATTGCGACCAGAAGATGTGGATCTCGTTTTGGAAGAAAAGCGCCAAACTATCCGCCAAACCCAAATCCTGGACTTCTACCCTGCCACTGAGCAAATTTCTGATATTGGCGGACTAGATAACTTGAAAGACTGGCTGGTTCGACGGGGAGGCTCCTTTACCGATCGAGCGCGACAGTACGGATTACCGCACCCCCGTGGTTTAATGTTGGTGGGTATTCAGGGAACAGGTAAATCGTTAACAGCAAAAGCGATCGCTCATCACTGGCATTTACCCTTGTTACGTTTGGATGTGGGAAGGTTATTTGGTGGCTTGGTGGGTGAATCAGAATCTCGCACTCGGCAAATGATCCAAGTAGCTGAAGCCCTTGCTC
It includes:
- a CDS encoding AAA family ATPase — its product is MNFREEFKLLLRARYPLIYIPTYEEERVEAAIREEATNQGNRPVYTWDFVDGYQGNPNDVGFGRRNPLQALEFIEKLPASAPAVLILRDYHRFLDDVAIARKLRNLSRLLKSQPKNIVLLSPRIAIPDDLTEVLTVVEFPLPAAPEIKTEVDRLLQSTGNSLSGKVLDDLVRSCQGLSMERIRRVLAKAIATHGELRPEDVDLVLEEKRQTIRQTQILDFYPATEQISDIGGLDNLKDWLVRRGGSFTDRARQYGLPHPRGLMLVGIQGTGKSLTAKAIAHHWHLPLLRLDVGRLFGGLVGESESRTRQMIQVAEALAPCILWIDEIDKAFAGLGSKGDAGTASRVFGTFITWLAEKTSPVFVVATANDIQALPPEMLRKGRFDEIFFVGLPTQEERKAIYHVHLSRLRPHNLKSYDIERLAYETPDFSGAEIEQTLIEAMHIGFSQNRDFATDDILEAASQIIPLARTAVEQIQQLQEWAAAGRARLASKHNPLSERLRRTT